GCAGCACGGGGGTCTTCAAGCATCTGCTGCAAAAACCCACTCAAACATGTCTGGACTGGAAAGAAACGTAACAAGTGACGGccctttgaaaacaaaaagacgaCCCAGGCTTTAGTCCCAGTCTTCAGCTGCcataacagcagcagctgtcttATCAGCAGCAGGCTAAAGTGATTATCTCCTGCAACACTGAAGCCTCCATCATGGAAATGTGTCAACAACAAAGCCCTCCACCTCTCAGCTGCTGGTTACCCATCTACAGCACAGAGGGGTTTGTGCTTCTGTGTTTGGCTTTCAAGTGTCTTTGTAGGAGGTTGGGGCTTGGTAATATGAACTAGGGATGTAGAGAAGGAATAGTTACCTCAGCTGTGATGTAATTGTTTGTGCAAGATAACTCATTAAGGAAGAGGCACGCAAGCAAATCTGACCTCTGGCAAAAGAGTGACTACTGCTCTTTACTCAATGATCTGACATTTCACGTAAATAGCTTTTTTAcacttctctgtctttttcaaGTCTCAGAAAATGCATACAGGGTTCGGctcaatgaaaatgaaataagtgCACTGGTGTGGTGCTGAGTGAGATAGTGAGTGAGTTTATGTCCATATAAACCAGACTAGTCAGGAGGAACGTGGACAGATGGCAAACACAAATAATGACTGTTCTGTTCATTTGTTATTTGCTCTAGAATGTAATTCCTTTCATTTCCTTACTTGCACTGAGAATTACAAAACCATGAAAACATCCTCCTGAACCGTTGAATATTAAAAAGTCTGATTATTGATTTAATCAAAAGTGACTGAATGGAAGTGGACACTGACcagtattaaattaaaatctgttATAAAATTGTTAATATCTGGTACAAGAACATTACTGCAGGGCTGTCTTGTTATGCTGTTTGACATATCCTTACACTAAATTTAACAAATACCTTGGGTTTGTTTATTCAAATACCTGTCAATCATCTTGGGGTTAACATGAGGTTTGAAACTTGTGTTGTGATTTTTGATGCTTGgctacatttccttttttttggaGAAAACTTTTCTACACACTTTCGAAACATAAATGTAAGAGTTTTCCCTCTCAGTGATAGTTTGTGTGGTTTGAGTGGACTATTGTATCAGCACTACTAAATTATATATAGTTtgaaacatttacataaaaagCCCCATTAATGTAACTTTGAAGTTTTGAGCAAACCTCGACAATCAAATAATTTGAATGATTTtaatctttttgtttgtaaatTTACCCAAACACAACATCTACACACAAAACGTCACATCCTACCTGTTCTCTTGAACCTCTCCTCATCCCTGATTCCTAATCCTCACCCACTGCTGACATCAccacatctgtgttttatttttacacacacatctcaATCTCTAtttgacactgtgtgtgtgtgtgtgtgtgtgtgtgtgtgtctgtgtctgtgtggacattttggaaagtgaggacattttgcaGATTCTCACTTTTTTCAAGGGCGTGTTTGGACTTGGTTTTAAAGTTAGGGTTAGAATTGGTTTTAGGTTTGGGTAAGGGGCTATAGTATCCTCACTGACATAGAAgtacaagagtgtgtgtgtgtgtaggctggcTCTGGAGTAAAGAAGGAGGAGACAATGATGTTCAGAGGCATGAACAGTGCACgtgtgataaatgtaaattagTATATTCTTGGTAAAAGAGaattttggacattttaaatcagttcTTGAAGGTGTTGTCcgcattttttttatcatattgtgGCACTTGAGCCTGTTCCGACCCACCTCTCTGTGCTGTCAGCATACTTATCGagtagaaaaaaacatattattgaaattacacacaaaatgaaaacatgaaaatatgcCAGTGCTGTACACTATATCAAACTCAGAATCAGACCCTTATTCAGTCTCTGTTCCTCCTGGTTTGAAGTTTCCTTAAGATTGACCATATTTCTGAGTGAGTGGATAACCCAAATGTTTCCTTGATTATTGATCATTGgaaacaatcaatcaaactcTGGATCATTGCTTTAAGTGCTCATGTGAGTTTacctcaaatgtttttaaattttaatttcagttttgttGTGATCCATCTGGAACTTTTTTGTATCTGTATCCACTGATTATTTCACTTACCCTCGTCACACCCTGACATTGTAGTGGCGCaatcaacagcaacacaaagtgaaaaaactGGAGACAGAAAGGGGCATTTATTGCAATTCAAAAAGATTGGATTGTATATAGCTCATGTGTTTGCATCACTGTGTCCACACCTTGTGTTTGTATATTACTGTTTAAGATaacttatactgtatatacaacatcttgtgtttttttttctgttttcccctTTAGGTGAGTGCACCTGCAGATGATGAGAACAAGCTGATGGTGAGTTTGTCTTgtcattatatttaaaatatacttcTGTATGAAACTGCACCAGTTTAGATAGAGAGTTGTGATTGAGTGGAGAAGTATCGTGAGtttcataaatgaataaactaaATGTACTTGATGACAAGATATGGAATAAGTACATAATTCATATTTGTTTCGGTGTTTGTGCTCCAATAGGCAAAGCCTCggctgcagagagaggggagcTGTGCTTCTCTACACAACTCTCTGATGAGAAACAGTATCTTCCAGCTCATGATACACACCCTCGATCCGCTCAGTGATGAAGGTATGGGTAAGAAAAAACTCAACGCACAACAAATACACCCAAATACCTACATAAAGATCACTAATACAAGATGTGAtactctgtcacactgtgtaCATTTTGTAATCATTAAATCCATACATTTAGAATAAGACAACATGACAAATTTCACATCTATCTTCGTAGCTAAAGCTTAATTTGGGGTTAATGGTTGGGTCACTTTccacatgaatatttaaatatatgtctGTCAGGTAGACTGGACTACGAAATGTGCCATTTCCTCCTTTTCAGGACATTTCAAAGAGAAGGCGTCGATTCTTCACAAAATGGCGAAGCAGAAGTGTAAAGACGACGCTGTCAATGCCAACGGTGTAGGTGGGTATCAGTGATGACTTGTCAGCCCATTTGTCTCATGAAATAATCAACTGATAAATCAAGTGATAAATCAATCATCAAATCATTAAGAGCTTTAAGAACTGTGGCTATTGGAATGACTATGTGATTGAGGGGTGGACATTGGGTAGTTTGCAGGAAGTCATTAAATCATAAAACTGTGAGACACAGCTGAAGATACTcttaagtatttatttatttgttgctttactcaatttaaaatgtttatttcccaGATGTCATAGATGCTGGCTGAaatttgaactttttatttgaacattattatataaatatagatttttgaTAGGTCATGAAATCAGGTGTTATTTTACAATCAAAAGTGAGTGACCACTAAAGCAGGGAGTTTCTGTGAACTCAGATggtagttatttttattttatatttattgtttgttcacttatttgtttgatttatcaAACCCAATGATCTGAGGCTTACCAGACATTTGTCAATATGGCAGCGAATGAGTTTTCATATGGCATAAAAGGGCTTCAATATGATGTTACACATGTGAGGATGGGTTGGTATTAtaacaaaaacattgtgtttctcAACATAGGAGTCCTCCCCCAGGCGCAAGCTTCAAGAAGTGCAAATTGTAATGAGCTTTTCTATCAATTTCATCAGATGACCATTTTTATGTCAGCTTGACACTGTTCTCTTGAGAGTGACCCTGTCTTCTTTCCCTTTCCCCAAGCTGATAAAAACATCCCCAACAGTTCAAACGTCGCAGTGGAAGTGACGCCACCAATGAACGGTGTtgcaggaggggaggaggtatggtgtttgtctgtctgcgtTTTTCCAAATTCATGTTTACCaccattttaaatcatttattttttaaagcagctacataaaaaaacacaactaaatATGACCCCTGAAGTCATTGTTCACAGCCATAGCATTAATGTCAATTCAAATGAGCATGTCTGGATATGTACGGTATAATTCAAGAACTCTTCTTCAGggtggtgaggaagaggaagatgaagaccAGCCCCTGAGTCTGGCCTGGCCTGATACTAACAGGAAAAGACTCACTTACGTTTGTATCCTGCCCATTGTATTTCCACTGTGGCTCACGCTGCCCGATGTCAGGAGAGAggtgacaccccccccccaccccacacacaaacacaaatgcacacaaacctATGACAAACACACGTAGAGCTATGTATTGTTATTTAAACACACTGTGAAATAAGGTACTGCTTTACGTGTGTAcgataattatttatttatttttagagcTCAGCGAAGTTCTTCCCCGTCACTTTCATCGGCTCAATTTCTTGGATTGCGTTCTTCTCCTACCTGATGGTGTGGTGGGCTCACcaggtacaacacacacacacacacacatgcaacacaatTCCACAGATATCTGTGAAATCTGCACTTCAACAATAACTGTGCTTTTAATCTCTATCgttatttttcaaattaacaTGAACTATCGTGCATTCTTCTTTATCACTCTGCTTCTGAAGCTGCTCTGCTTATCAGAGTGCAGCAGTCAGGGTGTTGAATGTGTGACCACGACAGCTAATCCCGACTAATCTGCCTTGAGCCACAGCCAGATCAACCTGTAACGCTCTATTTTAACAGCGCGGGACTAAGGCAGGGGGTTATGTGTGCAAGGTCACTGAGGAAGTGTCTGGAAATATTTTCTTGGTCATTTCTAATCCACATTATAATGACTCTTTGGTAGAAAAAAATGCAAACTGAAAGAGTAACAAATCAAATGGCTACATCACAGCACTCATTACAGGTGTAGCAAAGATGGTTGGTGTTAATACCTTAATAGCCATGGTTACAAAAGTCACGATGGTGGCTTTCTGGCTTCATGAAGTTTCAAaactgttcagctgcaacatgaagcgaTGTATTCTTGCCCTCAGGTTGGAGAAACGTTCTGGATCACAGAGGAGATCATGGGTCTGACCATATTAGCAGCTGGCACTTCAATCCCCGACCTGATCACCAGTGTAATTGTGGCGAGAAAAGGCCTCGGGGACATGGCCGTGTCTAGCTCTGTGGGCTCCAACATCTTTGACATCACTGTGGGGTAAAGGAAAACATCAACTTCAAGAACTGTGTATTAAGTTTAATATCCATTTATAAACAAGAGCACCCCCTCACCTGAAATAactcttttctgtttgtgcttcATCCTCCCTCCAGCCTGCCATTCCCCTGGCTCATCTACAACATCATCAACGACTTCAAGCCGGTAGAGGTGAGCAGCAACGGCTTGTTCTGCGccatcgtcctcctcttcctcatgctCCTCTTCGTCATCATCTCCATCGCGGCTTGCAAGTGGAGAATGAGCAAGATCCTGGGCCTTCTCATGTTCCTGCTCTACTTCGTGTTCCTCATCGTCAGTGTCATGCTGGAGGACAAGGTCATCACCTGTCCTATCACCATCTGAGGGAGCCACTGAGTCTCAGAAAAGCTGAAATCAAACAGAGATATTCTCATGTGCACCAACATTTATGGACTGAAACTCCTGTCAgtctcacatatacacacagtagAAGACTggatacacatacacacacacaaacacacacatgaagcaAACACGCACAGGTTGTTTCCAGTGTTTCAGAACTGGTGCATCACAACCTTCCAGGAGTGTCAGAGAAACCAGTCCTTTGTTAATGGACTTCTGCCACCCAATAGGAGAGCCTCTTGTACCATGTGACTACATTCAGTAGCTATGTCTGGACAGACGAGTGATTTGAACAACACCCAGGATGGAAATTTTAATCAAAGAGcatcagatatatatatatatatatattacttttatttgtttttaaaccaaaGGACTGTGTGGTAATGTAAGAAGTACCTCCCCACTCATGCTAGCAGCCATGGTGAGCATATAAACTGATTTTGGGGGCTTACAAGAGACTTTTTGGTTTGTTCGTGGAGGTTTGGAGAGATTCCATATGACAAACTGGGGAAATGTGAAAGCTGCTTAACAGACCTTTATATTTAACTGTGTCCCTTCCAACATATGTATATGGGTTTGCAATGTTATCAAAAGAGAAATATTCAGCATTGATGATTtgagtgttttgcatttcaggGCATATGTGGCagacatttttactttatttccaATTCATCCAGATGTATAATACAACACATTAAATACTAGGTAGTTACATTAGAGTGTACACTGATAGCATGGACTAAATTGGCTAAGGTGTTCAATGTTCAATACTAATATCCAAATTATCTCATTTGGGGTTTCATATTCATAAGCTTATAAATGTGACTTTTTCAgctctgtcttttttctgtctgcctTTACATGCACCACTTTAGGGCGAGAGATAAGAGATAACTTCATTATCGGGACCAAAATCAGACAATTTCGGTGCATGGAAATGCCCCTAGTGGAAAAAAAGCATTCATCTCCACATCTGCAACCCAGTAAGTGATGGGATGCAGTCAGGATAACAAATGGTGGAGTAAAGATTAGTGTTCTCTGTTgtattttcctttctttcttttttttgaatgtatgtgtttatataaGGAGTGTTCAAAATCAACAGGTATCACCAGgtttttgtgatgttttcatctaaaaCTCATGCCATGTACTgtattaaacatatatatatatacatatgaatataattacatatgtatatatatatacacaaataaaatattgctatcatttccatttatataaatgaaaatgacaacTATATTTTTGTCTTGGACATTTTTCCACTGCTGTAGGCCTTTTTACTTCAAATCTAAAAGGCCTAATGTGTGGCTGTCACCGCTACAGTCTCACATTACTTTCTTGTGTTCGCTTTATGATATACAGTGGGAAATCTTAGACTAAAATTGTTATAATCAATGTCAAGTAGGCCCATATAATTATTCTAAAATGAAACACTGCTGAAGGGATTGTGACACTTGAGTAATTTGGCACAaactttgttttcctttaattCCTTTCTGTTAGATTTGGTAAACTAATAATAACACTGAACAAAATGCATCTGGAGGGTTTTTCTGTAGTAGAAAATTATGAATGAGTAAACAGTATTTCCATTCAAATGTTGCAGTACTTTTCAAAAATTGAAAGTGTGTGACTCAACAATTCTTAAGAGgctgcaaaaatattaaacaaacTAAGAATAAAGACGTCTAAAAgtcaaaaaatgtgtttctgttattgCATCTATCCCAGATACCGAGAATCTTATGTCATTTGATTTTCAGATTAAAATAGATTCCCATTCTATTTTCTTTAGTGAGCCACACTGCCTGTAAAAAGAGGTGGAATGAAACATACTTGTGATGTGAAAAAGAGATAATAGGGACTTGTCAACAAACCAAATGTCTACATTAACATTACAGTTGCACCAAAAGCTGAACTGTCTGACTGTCCTCTTACAAGTTACAACAGgccatgaaacatttatttcaccATCCTGATCATCTCAAAcagtgtgaattaaaaaaagtgaCCTGCTGATGATCAGTTGACAGCATAAGTTTGAAAAGTTCAAGCTTTGGTTTGCCTACTATTTTAAAAGACGTGAATTTATGATTGCTTTTGCTTCTGTCACATTCTTACTTTGTCAACTAAATGGAACAAAATGAGGGGAacaatttgttttcacttttggaaaaaTGCTGAAGTTCTTGTATACTTGCCACATAACATCCTCCTGTGctttttttactgtaaagttAGGAAATGTTCAATTGTTTCAGTGCAACCTCGAAAAATCATAGAAGATAGATGAATGCGAAAGCTGGTGTTCAGCTAGCAAAGGTTAGCTAACTTTTCCTAGGATATCATGTATGCTAACCTTATGGAAACAGTTAACATACAGAATGGAAACCCTCAGCTTTACTCAGGTATTTATTTGCATTGaattagtgttttcttttttaacatggACATATTTCCTTTTAGATAATCTTGATCTAAGCCTCTTTCATCAGTTATGCTACAGAGGGAAATACAATCATATTGTGTCATTATGCTAATCCAActattcttttaaatgtttatgttttaataaatTGCAATATATTTTGTCCAAATgaatatgtttataaatgtctGTCCATAAAACTATCCTGAATTTCACAatcataaaatgtatgtataaaaGATTTGTAAAGTGTAATGCAAAAACTACATAAGCTCCAGTATGTagtgatgtcagatggtagacTTCAAAGCCAAGCACAATTATCCATCTTCTTATTTAGCCTGTCTATGCAGTATCATTTCTAAATCATTCTTGTTTTGATGCATCATCTGAATGTGAgaaatgaatgtatgaatgaatgcTTTTAGGAAATATCCATAAGAATTCATCCTCAGCCAGTTTGGATACCTTGACAAATGGTAAAATGCTTTTGTATTTCCTATACACCATATGAAAACATGGAATCATATTCATGTTCTACTTGAATCATGTATTATGCTGTACTAAACATATATCGTTCAACTGTGTATAAAGTGTTATATAATCAAATAAACCAAACTCAAATTTTCACCACTGATGTTTTGAGTTAATGGTCGGGAAACAGAATGAGTGTGACTGAcaggaacagaaaagaaaactgtatcATTGATATAATTTGTCAATTCTTTGATTGTATATATACACGATTTTAAATATACTTCACATTCAAGCTTCCTCGGCAGCGATCAAATCTGCAGTGTCATCTATCAGGATGCGATCTGCTGTTCTTTGACACAAGCCTCTTAAAGCAGCATGTGTTGCTCTCTGCCATGATCAGCGTGATGCAACAGGGATTCACAGGACACTTGGGGACAACGAATGAAGGACGCACTCACCTGTCTGCTTTGTCTCCACATTTATGTTCACTACCATCTTATGACACTCACTCAATGTACATGTAAGTGTCTGCCAGCAAACATGCTAGAGATGTTTACAGCCATCAAATGGGTTTACATTTCCAGTGGGCATGAGAAGAGTCCATACTAACCTCGCCTGGTATGCATGACTTTAGATCTTGGTCAGAGGTTGATGTCTTGTGACCTGGTTGTAGACGTTCTCAGAAATGATGGAGGTCATGGGAGTAAGTTCTTCAGATAGTTGGccaatatcttgtatttttagTTGTGTAGAGTTTTTCTTCAGAATAAGTAAATATGTGAatgaatggtaaatggactgcatCGAAAGTGCTTTTCCTCATTCACCCACTTACACACTAATGCAGCAGTTAGAGATTGATTGTTTCGCTGAAGTACAATTTGACAGACTCTCTGGCGGAGTCTGGGATCAAACCAGAAACCCTGTGATCACTGGATGATCACTCCACTCTGCAACAATCTGAACAATCTCAGTTGCACCCTCTGAATTGTGTGAAGTGTCCATGTGGCTTCTATAAAATTACAGTAGCATTAACATTAGCATCCATCTGATAGAAGCAGTTCTCACAACCTAACCACTACAATGGGAATATCTACGGCAATATCCTACAAACCTGTCCATCACttaagtgtttgtgtcagtCACTTTCTTATATGAAAATTTCACATATGGagaagaataataaataaaaacctggagaTTTGATGACCTTAACTCCCTGAAAGTTCTGACCAGAGACATACCACAAGAACTCAGAGTAAAGCCTTTAGTGATCGACTACAGACCCAACGAACGACACCTAACGAATGGAGCAAAAGTTGTGCATGAGTTGGATTGACATGTGGAACAGTTTGGGATAATTGCTGCATCCATCACTGCCTCCTATTGACACTTAacgggatagttcactgaaaaatgaaaattaaatgaaaagtgtttcaACCCTTGGGCGAGAGCTTGTGTGCGGTGTTTCTGGTCTGTGCGCACAAAAGTGAACTATACTATATgcagtatttttttctgtcattttattacgTTTGAAAAATTGATCACCATTAcctcaattgtattggatttgactgtatagtggtgagtagataatgagtgattgttcatttttctgtgaactatccctttaagagagAGGACTTTCTAGCTTCctcttcattttaaagaagCTAACACCACTTCCTTCGTGTATGGCATACTTCAATGGATCTTTCCCACATATTAAACTGGTTTTGGCCCACACCGAACACTCTCATCCATGACATCACATACCATGGGTCATAATGGTACTTGGGTGGtccgctcctgtttgccagatctgggccacaagtaagccatAGCCATACAGCATGTCAAAAGGGGGCCCAAATaggttttgggatatttgggtCTTATTCATCATTTACCACTAACTCGATTGCACATTATGATTAATGCACTTGTCCTTGAaaacttcttcttttttgtattctctttttaatgtttgtgtgtgccatgggtcctgaaaaacacaatttagcTCCGCTGTATGTTTTACTGATATGGATGgaattatataaatacatttgaaaattcAAAGCTGGAAGATTacaaataaaagctgcattgAACTGTTTTATTATGAAGACATGGGATTTTCCAGTGACAGATGCATCAGTCTATTATTAGATttttatgtgaaaataaaacactgggGAATAGCGCTCTACTATCACAATCCTCTAGGGGCAGTAACGCGTCTAAAaagctcagaataaaaaaagaggaagagacgcAGCCGGAAACGTGCAGCTGTCACTTTCATAACAACAGCTCGTCTCTTTGAATGGGACGTGATTGTTTGTGGAGTCATTTCATTCATCCTCATATTGTGATCTCTGTGTGAGTGGACGTCATGGAGCCTCCAGAGTCAGAGGTCGCTGCTGCTCAGGACCCGGAGCAGAGTCCTAAACCCGAGCTCTCTGCAGCGATGCGGGCTAAAATCGAGAGGAACCGGCAGAGAGCTCTGATGCTCCGGCAAGCCCGACTAGCGAGCCGCCCTTTGTCCGCGGTGGAGGGTGCAACCTCGGCCAAAGTCTCCAAGACCATCGACTCCGGAGCCGGCTTCTTCATcgaggaggagggggacggAGAGGAAGAGCACAAGACCAGGAAGGTGGTGCATcagccaggtgtgtgtgtgtgtgtgtgtgtgtgtgtgtgtgtgtgtgtgtgtgtgtgtgtgtgtgtgtgtgtgtgtgtgtgtgagtgtgtgagtgagtgtgtgagaggaaaccttcatgggtgtgtgttttaattCCAGCTCCAGTAATTGAACCAGACTACCTGGTGTGTGATGACTGTCAAAAACCCTTTATGGACTCCTACCTCAGTAACAGCTTTgacctgactgtgtgtgacaagtgcaggtaaacacacacacacacatgttactgcagacatttgtttgaaaatgagcaTGAATTCCAAGTATTGTAGTTTTATCTCTCCAATCATTACAGTTGGATTTTTGTATTgtgcagttttttattttattttttagttgtttttaatCTTATAGCACAATCGTTTGTCTATGCATTACTGGATTATGTTCTTCTGATACTTGTACAAAGTAAAGAAACAGCACAATGTAAACATTTTGTCACTTTAATGCAAGTGAAACTTTACATACTGACATAATTTGAACTTGTCTCACTTGAGTTGAGAAAAAGCTTGAAAGTAAATTAGATCAAGAAGATCTCCAGGATAAAATGCCATTAAGTAGGATCGTCAGACTTTATATCATTATTCTTTTACTGGACTAAACAGATGATTTCTGTGTCCAGTCTGCAGTACcaatgtacagtatttttaaattgaacacTCATAATACAAAATCCTATGCATGTAACATATATCTTAAAGTGCAGTAAGTCTGATGATGCAGCACCTCTGTTCTGAGAAACTTCTAAATGTAGAAAGCAGTGTCTGTGCTGGATTTCCACCATTAATGACGTTCAAAAAGTTGAATCTATTTAATCTTAAATTAGACTTCATGTCATGAACAAAATGCTGAAACTCACACATGGCCAGACTCATAGAGCCATTTTGTCTTCTTGTCTTTGAGTAACTGCATCTTTCTCTTTAGAGACAACGAGGAGAAGCACAAACTGATCTCCAGAACTGAGGCCAAGCAGCACTACCTGCTGAAGGACTGTGACCTGGACAAGCGAGAGCCTCCGCTCAGGTTTATACTGAAGAAGAACCCTCACAACTCAACCTGGGGGGACATGAAGCTCTACCTCAAACTACAGGTGCAgcactttgtgtgtgcatgtcagtgtgtctgtgtgtgagactgaaACCTGAGTCTCTTTGTTCATTATGATCTTAAATGTTATGTGGTAGATTGTAACTACTCTAAATAAGACACTATGCTAAATCACATTAATTAACACTTGATTGTAGACATTTTGTGATGGTTTGGGGCATGATCCAAGAAAGAAACCATTCAGTTTTTGGTTGGAATCAAAGCGGCGGATCCAAGaatttttcttcaacatgtaGCTTAAGCAATCCACAGCCTAATTTGTAAGACTCTTAATATCATACATTTCAAATCATGAGAAATAAAGCTTTTAATGTAATTTGTCctttattttgtccttttaaGGTCACAAAACATTGatattgaaaaaaacatggaaagTTTGTAAGACCAACTAAAGTAGAACTGAAATGATTAGCTGCAACTAATTTCCAGTTCCAGTCTTCTGACTAAATAGTCAAAAATCAAATCCCTAGTCATTCAGTGAGGCTTTCCTGCCCCATCTATGCCTCAATGAGTGTGAGTctgatgtgtgtatttatgtgtacaCCCCAGGTGGAGAAGAGATGTATGGAGGTGTGGGGTTCGGaggaggctctggaggaggCCCGGGAAACgagagaagagaacagagaggTGCAGAAACAAAGACGCTTCAACaagaaggtcaaaggtcagtttgCTGGTTGAGACAAAACTCGCAAATGCCAACTCACTTACACTGTGCATTGTTTtaacatcactgtgtgtgtgtttgtgtcagagctGCGTCGGGCGGTGAGGAGCAGCATGTGGACCAAAGACACCAGCGTGCACCAACACCAGTATGGaccagaggaggtggtggatccAGAGGAGGACCTCTACAAGAAGAGCTGCACCACCTGCGGACATGAACTCACCTACGAGAagatgtagacacacacacacacacacacacacacacacacacacacacacacacacagagactgttACAGATGATTTTTGGTGCTTTGCGGGGAACCGTTCCTCTCACAAACCACTTCTGCCTCCactagtttatttatttttctttctcttgaatAAAATGCTCCATCCTGATCACATGCAAGGGGCCAACATCACTCTCCTGTTTGACACATGACTGTCCGGCAGTGAT
This is a stretch of genomic DNA from Paralichthys olivaceus isolate ysfri-2021 chromosome 8, ASM2471397v2, whole genome shotgun sequence. It encodes these proteins:
- the slc24a2 gene encoding sodium/potassium/calcium exchanger 2-like isoform X4; this translates as MDFTLPIRSQERMASSSSPLLGPRSSCTRHHYQSVKRKLRPGRIFGFIISLVVVCTVCSWSALSLATLVATEPGPDAEGSAEAAVPHRTLLQYHNLSAAPEDTPVAMRSSEIEMNHGDYPTDYFTVEDRRQGYVVLHMLGMLYMFIALAIVCDEFFVPALTVITEKLEISDDVAGATFMAAGGSAPELFTSVIGVFVSHSNVGIGTIVGSAVFNILFVIGMCALFSKEVLNLTWWPLFRDVSFYIIGLLMLIYFFLDNQIVLGESISLLMCYSCYVTFMKFNGKVELFIKGLLGSNQVDELESAPKVSAPADDENKLMAKPRLQREGSCASLHNSLMRNSIFQLMIHTLDPLSDEGHFKEKASILHKMAKQKCKDDAVNANGVGVLPQAQASRSANSDKNIPNSSNVAVEVTPPMNGVAGGEEGGEEEEDEDQPLSLAWPDTNRKRLTYVCILPIVFPLWLTLPDVRRESSAKFFPVTFIGSISWIAFFSYLMVWWAHQVGETFWITEEIMGLTILAAGTSIPDLITSVIVARKGLGDMAVSSSVGSNIFDITVGLPFPWLIYNIINDFKPVEVSSNGLFCAIVLLFLMLLFVIISIAACKWRMSKILGLLMFLLYFVFLIVSVMLEDKVITCPITI